The Petropleomorpha daqingensis genome includes a window with the following:
- a CDS encoding HoxN/HupN/NixA family nickel/cobalt transporter — MPTAIEMAPPDAAPSRGFTRRDRRSILGMGLVVVLLHVVGWGVLVLAVAPHHYSLGGAGVLGVGVGLTAYMLGVRHAFDADHIASIDNTTRKLVGESKPSVSTGFWFSLGHSSVVFGASLLLALGIRGVAGVVQDGDSSVAQTLGLVGTIVAGVFLLLIGLMNLVAAVGIAKVFRKMRSGRFDEAELEHHLHNRGFLARLLARVTRRVSKPWHLYPVGLLMGLGFDTATQVAFLVLAAGTAAFTLPWYAILVLPVLFAAGMSLFDTADGVLMSRAYGWALLKPVRKVFYNLTVTLLSVAVALVIGVLVLAGLVVDRLDVRSGPLSWAASLDLEYVGFAIVGLFVVTWAVALVVWRFGRIEQRWAPEPADG, encoded by the coding sequence GTGCCGACCGCGATCGAGATGGCCCCGCCCGACGCCGCACCGTCCAGGGGATTCACCCGTCGCGACCGCCGCTCCATCCTCGGGATGGGCCTCGTCGTCGTCCTGCTGCACGTCGTCGGGTGGGGCGTGCTGGTGCTCGCCGTCGCCCCGCACCACTACAGCCTCGGCGGCGCGGGGGTGCTCGGCGTCGGGGTCGGCCTGACCGCCTACATGCTCGGTGTCCGGCACGCCTTCGACGCCGACCACATCGCCTCGATCGACAACACCACGCGCAAACTGGTCGGCGAGAGCAAGCCGTCGGTCAGCACGGGGTTCTGGTTCTCGCTCGGGCACTCCTCCGTCGTCTTCGGCGCCAGCCTGCTGCTCGCCCTCGGCATCCGCGGCGTGGCCGGTGTGGTGCAGGACGGCGACTCCAGCGTGGCGCAGACCCTCGGCCTGGTCGGGACGATCGTCGCCGGGGTGTTCCTGCTGCTGATCGGCCTGATGAACCTGGTGGCCGCCGTCGGGATCGCCAAGGTGTTCCGGAAGATGCGCTCCGGCCGGTTCGACGAGGCCGAGTTGGAGCACCACCTGCACAACCGCGGCTTCCTCGCCCGGCTGCTCGCCCGCGTCACCCGGCGGGTGAGCAAGCCGTGGCACCTCTACCCGGTCGGCCTGCTCATGGGCCTGGGCTTCGACACCGCCACCCAGGTCGCCTTCCTCGTGCTCGCCGCCGGCACGGCCGCGTTCACGCTGCCCTGGTACGCGATCCTCGTGCTGCCGGTGCTGTTCGCCGCCGGGATGAGCCTGTTCGACACCGCCGACGGCGTCCTCATGTCCCGGGCGTACGGCTGGGCCCTGCTCAAGCCGGTGCGCAAGGTCTTCTACAACCTGACCGTCACGCTGCTCTCGGTCGCCGTGGCCCTCGTCATCGGGGTGCTCGTGCTCGCCGGGCTGGTCGTCGACCGGCTGGACGTGCGGTCCGGCCCGCTGAGCTGGGCGGCCTCGCTCGACCTCGAGTACGTCGGCTTCGCGATCGTCGGCCTGTTCGTCGTCACCTGGGCCGTCGCCCTGGTGGTGTGGCGGTTCGGCCGCATCGAGCAGCGCTGGGCGCCCGAACCCGCCGACGGCTGA
- the ftsY gene encoding signal recognition particle-docking protein FtsY, protein MEYVVIAIVIVVLALIAGISLLVSRGRRTTRLDDDAASGTTLTRPRPPQAPEQPSGATASGAATADQVQPDTVQPEAAPEVVLPPAEPEPGLVFETPLPSAGRLVRLRSRLARSQSSLGRGLLTVLGREKLTEDDWEEVEETLLTADVGVAATTQIVERLRTQSMVLATASPAQLRELLVRELTAVLGPDLDRSLAVDRHEGKPGVLLVVGVNGAGKTTTVGKIARVLVGDGKSVVLGAADTFRAAAADQLETWGERVGVLTVRGREGADPASVAFEAVRTGAEAEVDTVVVDTAGRLHTKAGLMDELGKIKRVVEKQCPVTETLLVLDATTGQNGVVQARVFTEAVEVTGIVLTKLDGTAKGGIVVSVQRELGIPVKLIGLGEGPDDLAPFEPQAFAEALVGGADADRAA, encoded by the coding sequence ATGGAGTACGTGGTCATCGCGATCGTGATCGTGGTCCTCGCCCTGATCGCCGGGATCAGCCTGCTGGTCAGCCGGGGACGGCGCACCACCCGTCTGGACGACGACGCCGCGAGCGGCACGACGCTGACCCGGCCGCGCCCGCCCCAGGCCCCGGAGCAGCCCTCCGGTGCGACCGCCTCCGGGGCGGCGACCGCCGACCAGGTGCAGCCGGACACCGTGCAGCCCGAGGCCGCCCCCGAGGTCGTGCTGCCGCCGGCCGAGCCCGAGCCCGGGCTGGTCTTCGAGACGCCGCTGCCGTCGGCCGGCCGGCTGGTGCGGCTGCGCTCGCGCCTGGCCCGCTCCCAGTCCTCGCTTGGTCGCGGCCTGCTCACCGTGCTCGGCCGCGAGAAGCTCACCGAGGACGACTGGGAGGAGGTCGAGGAGACCCTGCTGACCGCGGACGTCGGCGTCGCGGCCACCACGCAGATCGTCGAGCGGCTGCGGACCCAGTCGATGGTCCTGGCCACCGCCTCGCCCGCGCAGCTGCGCGAGCTGCTCGTCCGGGAGCTGACCGCCGTCCTCGGCCCCGACCTGGACCGCTCGCTCGCGGTGGACCGGCACGAGGGCAAGCCGGGCGTGCTGCTCGTCGTGGGCGTCAACGGCGCCGGGAAGACGACGACCGTCGGCAAGATCGCCCGCGTGCTCGTCGGCGACGGCAAGAGCGTCGTCCTCGGCGCGGCCGACACCTTCCGCGCGGCGGCCGCCGACCAGCTGGAGACCTGGGGCGAACGCGTCGGCGTGCTGACCGTCCGCGGCCGGGAGGGCGCCGACCCGGCCTCGGTCGCCTTCGAGGCGGTGCGCACCGGGGCGGAGGCCGAGGTCGACACCGTCGTCGTCGACACCGCCGGCCGGCTGCACACCAAGGCGGGCCTGATGGACGAGCTCGGCAAGATCAAGCGGGTCGTGGAGAAGCAGTGCCCGGTCACCGAGACGCTGCTGGTCCTCGACGCCACGACCGGTCAGAACGGCGTCGTCCAGGCCCGGGTGTTCACCGAGGCCGTCGAGGTCACCGGCATCGTCCTGACCAAACTCGACGGCACCGCGAAGGGCGGCATCGTCGTCTCGGTGCAGCGGGAGCTCGGCATCCCGGTGAAGCTGATCGGGCTGGGGGAGGGGCCGGACGACCTCGCCCCGTTCGAGCCGCAGGCGTTCGCCGAGGCCCTGGTCGGGGGAGCGGACGCCGACCGCGCCGCATAG
- a CDS encoding endonuclease/exonuclease/phosphatase family protein codes for MTKPAPGPDQPPIPVRLVTFNIRHGVGDDDRLDLPRLAQVLQSVDADVICLQEVDRHYGARSEDVDQPLLLSRALDMQLAWGPAIENPRGAGAPDRQYGNALLSRLPILISDVHPLPGTGEPRSALRTLIELDGGTLWVTTTHLTRSGDAERAEQLALIAGLHSEAMEAGVVVGDFNTPADAPELAELQGLFADAWELARDKQDRSRWKLWQHDAGFTHPSGSPHRRIDQCWVTHGVAVASARVVDARGASDHLPLVVDLEIPSGV; via the coding sequence ATGACCAAGCCGGCTCCCGGTCCCGATCAGCCGCCGATCCCGGTGCGGCTGGTCACCTTCAACATCCGCCACGGGGTCGGGGACGACGACCGGCTGGACCTGCCGCGGCTGGCGCAGGTGCTGCAGAGCGTGGACGCCGACGTGATCTGCCTGCAGGAGGTCGACCGGCACTACGGGGCGCGCAGCGAGGACGTCGACCAGCCGCTGCTGCTCTCGCGCGCGCTGGACATGCAGCTGGCCTGGGGCCCGGCGATCGAGAACCCCCGCGGCGCCGGCGCGCCGGACCGGCAGTACGGCAACGCGCTGCTGTCCCGGCTGCCGATCCTGATCAGCGACGTGCACCCGCTGCCGGGCACCGGCGAGCCGCGCAGCGCGCTGCGGACGCTGATCGAGCTCGACGGCGGCACGCTCTGGGTCACCACCACGCACCTGACCCGCAGCGGCGACGCGGAGCGGGCCGAGCAGCTGGCCCTGATCGCCGGATTGCACTCCGAGGCGATGGAGGCCGGCGTCGTCGTCGGCGACTTCAACACCCCCGCCGACGCGCCGGAGCTGGCCGAGCTGCAGGGGCTGTTCGCCGACGCCTGGGAACTCGCCCGTGACAAGCAGGACCGCTCGCGGTGGAAGCTGTGGCAGCACGACGCCGGCTTCACCCACCCGTCCGGCTCGCCGCACCGGCGCATCGACCAGTGCTGGGTGACGCACGGCGTCGCCGTCGCCTCGGCCCGGGTGGTCGACGCGCGCGGCGCCTCCGACCACCTGCCCTTGGTGGTCGACCTCGAGATCCCCTCGGGGGTCTGA
- the mutM gene encoding bifunctional DNA-formamidopyrimidine glycosylase/DNA-(apurinic or apyrimidinic site) lyase — MPELPEVEVVRRGLDQWVAGRTVAAVEVRHPRAVRRHLEGTEHFVQALTGRTFTAAHRRGKYLWLPMAEADGTPSDRALVGHLGMSGQLLVEKPSQPDETHLRARFTFTDGGRELRFVDQRTFGGLAVEESTGDGIPPRLAHIAIDPLDPSFDADAFSAALRRRHTEVKRALLDQTLIGGVGNIYADEALWRAQLHGARPTAKLTRAQVSALLEGVRDVLGEALAQGGTSFDSLYVDVNGQSGYFSRFLAVYGQADRPCPRCGTPIRRESFMNRSSYSCPRCQPRPRTR; from the coding sequence GTGCCCGAACTCCCCGAGGTCGAGGTCGTCCGGCGCGGGCTGGACCAGTGGGTCGCCGGCCGCACCGTCGCCGCCGTCGAGGTGCGCCACCCGCGCGCCGTGCGCCGGCACCTGGAGGGCACCGAGCACTTCGTGCAGGCGCTGACCGGACGCACGTTCACCGCGGCGCACCGCCGCGGCAAGTACCTGTGGCTGCCGATGGCCGAGGCCGACGGCACGCCCAGCGACCGCGCGCTGGTCGGGCACCTCGGGATGAGCGGCCAGCTGCTGGTGGAGAAGCCGTCGCAGCCCGACGAGACCCATCTGCGCGCCCGGTTCACCTTCACCGACGGGGGCCGCGAGCTGCGCTTCGTCGACCAGCGCACCTTCGGCGGCCTGGCGGTGGAGGAGTCGACCGGGGACGGCATCCCGCCGCGGCTGGCGCACATCGCGATCGACCCCCTCGACCCGTCGTTCGACGCCGACGCGTTCAGCGCGGCGCTGCGCCGCCGGCACACCGAGGTCAAGCGCGCGCTGCTGGACCAGACGCTGATCGGCGGCGTCGGCAACATCTACGCCGACGAGGCGCTGTGGCGCGCGCAGCTGCACGGCGCCCGGCCCACCGCGAAGCTGACCCGCGCGCAGGTGTCCGCGCTGCTCGAGGGGGTCCGCGACGTGCTCGGCGAGGCACTGGCGCAGGGCGGCACCTCGTTCGACTCGCTCTACGTCGACGTCAACGGGCAGAGCGGCTACTTCTCGCGGTTCCTCGCCGTCTACGGCCAGGCCGACCGCCCCTGCCCCCGCTGCGGGACGCCGATCCGCCGGGAGTCGTTCATGAACCGCTCCAGCTACAGCTGCCCGCGCTGCCAGCCGCGGCCGAGGACTCGGTGA
- the smc gene encoding chromosome segregation protein SMC — translation MHLSSLTLKGFKSFASATTLRLEPGITAVVGPNGSGKSNVVDAISWVLGEQGAKSLRGGKMEDVIFAGTAGRPPLGRAEVTLTIDNADGALPIEYTEVSITRRMYRSGESEYEINGDKVRLLDVQELLSDSGIGREMHVIVGQGQLDAVLSGRPEDRRAFIEEAAGVLKHRKRKEKALRKLDGMQANLDRLGDLTAELRRQLKPLGKQAEVARRAAGVQADLRDARLRLLADDLVQLRDALDKDVADETAARTRRAAVEAQLAEASRRESALESALAGDAPRLQTAQDTWYRLSSLGERFRGIGQLAAERHRHLSAAAPAGTGGRDPDQLEAEADRVAATETELAAGLEAERARLAAGVTERAELESALTEAERALVAAARALADRREKLARLSGDVAAARSRVTAGEAEIERLALAAGEAADRAEVAAERLAERRAQLADAEDGDVALVGAHEDAVAAHTAAARAVAELAEAERAAERDRASWQARRDALALGLKPADGAAAVLDAGLAGVLGPVAEQLSVAPGWEVAVAAALGGMADAVVVSGVAEAAAALRHLQDTDGGRAGLLVTAGLPPVPRDGWPELPEGVRWALDLLDAPDDLRPALTRALERVAVVPTLDAAVALVRTHPRVRAVTGGGDLVGADWAVGGQADAPSGLEVRARVDEAATELARAEQRAAELAEQLSAAREVAAARSADVDAALAARQASDKSRSAEAAALAELGAAARSAAAEAERSAAARVRAEQALEQAVTKLSELEGRLSAAEAEPVEEEPSTEERDRLRLEVAAARQAETEARLAVRTAEERARALTGRAESLRRQARQERAARERAAAARAARERGARVAAAVRADAQVALAALETSLVRAATERDELASARTAREAELLEVRTQVRGATAELDRLTDEVHRDEVARAEQRYRIEALETRAAEEYGVDLPTLIAEYGPAAPVPPTPPEIAAAEAAGEPEPDPTPYDRAVQERRAAKAERDLATLGKVNPLALEEFAALEERHGFLATQLEDLKVTRRDLLTVVREVDERIHDVFANAFADVAREFEQVFATLFPGGSGRLVLTDPEDMLTTGVEVEARPPGKKVKRLSLLSGGERSLTAVALLVAIFRARPSPFYVLDEVEAALDDVNLGRLLTLVEQLRSTSQLIIITHQKRTMEIADALYGVSMRGDGITGVISQRLREPEVA, via the coding sequence GTGCACCTGTCGAGCCTGACGCTCAAGGGCTTCAAGTCCTTCGCGTCCGCCACCACGCTGCGGCTCGAGCCGGGAATCACCGCCGTCGTCGGCCCCAACGGCTCGGGCAAGTCGAACGTCGTCGACGCGATCTCCTGGGTCCTCGGCGAGCAGGGCGCCAAGAGCCTGCGCGGCGGCAAGATGGAGGACGTCATCTTCGCCGGCACCGCCGGCCGCCCGCCGCTGGGCCGGGCCGAGGTGACGCTGACCATCGACAACGCCGACGGCGCCCTGCCGATCGAGTACACCGAGGTCTCGATCACCCGCCGCATGTACCGCTCCGGTGAGAGCGAGTACGAGATCAACGGCGACAAGGTGCGGCTGCTCGACGTCCAGGAGCTGCTCAGCGACTCCGGCATCGGCCGCGAGATGCACGTCATCGTCGGCCAGGGCCAGCTCGACGCCGTCCTCTCCGGCCGCCCGGAGGACCGCCGCGCCTTCATCGAGGAGGCCGCCGGCGTCCTCAAGCACCGCAAGCGCAAGGAGAAGGCGCTCCGCAAGCTCGACGGGATGCAGGCCAACCTCGACCGGCTCGGGGACCTCACCGCGGAGCTCCGCCGCCAGCTCAAGCCGCTGGGCAAGCAGGCCGAGGTGGCCCGCCGCGCCGCGGGCGTGCAGGCCGACCTCCGCGACGCCCGGCTGCGGCTGCTGGCCGACGACCTCGTGCAGCTGCGCGATGCCCTCGACAAGGACGTCGCCGACGAGACCGCCGCCCGCACCCGGCGTGCCGCCGTCGAGGCGCAGCTGGCCGAGGCGTCCCGCCGCGAGTCCGCGCTGGAATCGGCGCTGGCCGGCGACGCGCCCCGGCTGCAGACCGCCCAGGACACCTGGTATCGCCTCTCCTCCCTCGGCGAGCGCTTCCGCGGCATCGGCCAGCTGGCCGCCGAACGGCACCGCCACCTCTCCGCCGCCGCACCCGCCGGCACCGGCGGCCGCGACCCCGACCAGCTCGAGGCCGAGGCCGACCGCGTCGCGGCCACCGAGACCGAGCTCGCCGCCGGCCTCGAGGCCGAACGGGCCCGGCTGGCCGCGGGCGTGACGGAGCGCGCCGAGCTGGAGTCCGCGCTGACCGAGGCCGAGCGGGCGCTGGTCGCCGCCGCCCGCGCGCTGGCCGACCGGCGCGAGAAGCTCGCCCGCCTCTCCGGCGACGTCGCCGCCGCCCGCTCCCGCGTGACCGCCGGCGAGGCCGAGATCGAGCGGCTGGCGCTGGCCGCCGGCGAGGCCGCCGACCGCGCCGAGGTCGCCGCCGAACGGCTCGCCGAGCGGCGCGCGCAGCTCGCCGACGCCGAGGACGGCGACGTCGCCCTGGTCGGCGCCCACGAGGACGCCGTCGCCGCGCACACCGCCGCCGCCCGGGCCGTGGCCGAGCTGGCCGAGGCCGAGCGCGCCGCCGAGCGCGACCGGGCGTCCTGGCAGGCCCGTCGCGACGCCCTCGCGCTGGGGCTCAAGCCGGCCGACGGCGCCGCCGCGGTCCTCGACGCCGGGCTGGCCGGCGTGCTGGGGCCGGTGGCCGAGCAGCTGTCGGTCGCACCCGGCTGGGAGGTCGCGGTCGCCGCGGCGCTCGGCGGGATGGCCGACGCCGTCGTCGTCTCCGGCGTCGCCGAGGCGGCCGCGGCGCTGCGCCACCTGCAGGACACCGACGGCGGTCGCGCCGGTCTGCTCGTCACCGCCGGGCTGCCGCCCGTGCCGCGGGACGGCTGGCCCGAGCTGCCCGAGGGCGTGCGCTGGGCCCTCGACCTCCTCGACGCCCCCGACGACCTGCGGCCGGCGCTCACCCGGGCGCTGGAGCGGGTCGCCGTCGTCCCGACGCTGGACGCCGCGGTCGCGCTCGTGCGCACCCACCCGCGCGTGCGGGCCGTGACCGGCGGCGGCGACCTCGTCGGCGCCGACTGGGCGGTCGGCGGCCAGGCCGACGCGCCGTCCGGGCTCGAGGTCCGCGCCCGCGTCGACGAGGCGGCCACCGAACTCGCCCGCGCCGAGCAGCGCGCCGCCGAGCTGGCCGAGCAGCTGTCGGCCGCCCGCGAGGTGGCCGCTGCACGGTCCGCCGACGTCGACGCGGCGCTGGCCGCCCGCCAGGCGTCCGACAAGAGCCGCTCCGCCGAGGCCGCCGCGCTGGCCGAGCTGGGCGCCGCCGCCCGGTCGGCCGCCGCCGAGGCCGAGCGCTCCGCCGCCGCCCGGGTGCGGGCCGAGCAGGCGCTGGAGCAGGCGGTCACGAAGCTGTCCGAGCTGGAGGGCCGGCTGTCCGCCGCCGAGGCCGAGCCGGTGGAGGAGGAGCCCTCCACCGAGGAGCGCGACCGGCTGCGGCTGGAGGTCGCCGCCGCCCGGCAGGCCGAGACCGAGGCCCGGCTGGCCGTCCGCACCGCCGAGGAGCGCGCCCGCGCGCTGACCGGCCGCGCCGAGTCGCTGCGCCGCCAGGCCCGCCAGGAGCGCGCCGCCCGCGAGCGGGCCGCCGCCGCGCGGGCCGCCCGCGAGCGCGGAGCCCGGGTCGCGGCCGCCGTCCGGGCCGACGCCCAGGTGGCACTGGCCGCCCTGGAGACGTCGCTGGTGCGGGCCGCCACCGAGCGCGACGAGCTCGCCTCGGCGCGCACCGCTCGCGAGGCGGAGCTGCTCGAGGTCCGCACGCAGGTGCGCGGCGCCACCGCCGAGCTGGACCGGCTCACCGACGAGGTGCACCGCGACGAGGTCGCCCGCGCCGAGCAGCGCTACCGGATCGAGGCGCTGGAGACCCGCGCCGCTGAGGAGTACGGCGTCGACCTGCCCACCCTCATCGCCGAGTACGGCCCGGCCGCGCCGGTGCCGCCGACCCCGCCGGAGATCGCCGCGGCCGAAGCGGCGGGGGAGCCCGAGCCCGACCCGACGCCCTACGACCGCGCCGTCCAGGAGCGGCGGGCCGCCAAGGCCGAGCGCGACCTGGCCACCCTCGGCAAGGTCAACCCGCTCGCGCTGGAGGAGTTCGCGGCGCTGGAGGAGCGGCACGGCTTCCTCGCCACGCAGCTGGAGGACCTCAAGGTCACCCGCCGCGACCTGCTGACAGTCGTCCGCGAGGTCGACGAGCGCATCCACGACGTCTTCGCCAACGCCTTCGCCGACGTGGCGCGGGAGTTCGAGCAGGTCTTCGCCACGCTCTTCCCGGGCGGTTCGGGCAGGCTCGTGCTCACCGACCCGGAGGACATGCTGACCACCGGCGTCGAGGTCGAGGCGCGGCCGCCGGGCAAGAAGGTCAAGCGGCTGTCGCTGCTGTCCGGCGGCGAGCGGTCGCTGACCGCGGTGGCGCTGCTCGTGGCGATCTTCCGGGCGCGGCCCTCGCCGTTCTACGTGCTCGACGAGGTCGAGGCGGCCCTGGACGACGTCAACCTCGGCCGGCTGCTGACGCTCGTCGAGCAGCTGCGGTCGACCTCGCAGCTGATCATCATCACGCACCAGAAGCGGACGATGGAGATCGCCGACGCCCTCTACGGCGTGAGCATGCGCGGCGACGGCATCACCGGCGTCATCAGCCAGCGCCTCCGCGAACCCGAGGTCGCCTAG
- a CDS encoding acylphosphatase → MNEQVRTVAVVSGHVQGVGYRYFVRGVAGDAGVAGSARNLPDGRVEVVLEGGADAVRSVVAELDGSRAPGRVTRVDVRAEAVQGSHGFTVL, encoded by the coding sequence GTGAACGAGCAGGTCAGGACGGTGGCCGTGGTGTCCGGGCACGTCCAGGGCGTGGGCTACCGCTACTTCGTCCGCGGCGTCGCCGGCGACGCCGGAGTGGCCGGCTCGGCCCGCAACCTGCCCGACGGCCGGGTCGAGGTGGTGCTCGAGGGCGGGGCCGACGCCGTGCGCTCGGTCGTCGCCGAGCTGGACGGATCGCGGGCTCCCGGGCGCGTGACGAGGGTCGACGTCCGTGCCGAGGCGGTGCAGGGGAGCCACGGGTTCACCGTGCTGTGA
- a CDS encoding alkaline phosphatase D family protein, which yields MTAPAAGDGPSLLIGPLLRHVDPVSATVWVETDRACEVSVLGRSARTFRVGGHHYALVVVEDLEPGSTTTYDVRLDGAQVWPPSTSSFPASRIRTPGRPGPFRVAFGSCRYASPTTVDVREGIPPDALDSYALQVAATPEDEWPDALVLLGDQVYADELTPHTRRWLGDRRGDAVPEDAQVSDFEEYTRLYAESWTDPQVRWLLSTIPSSMIFDDHEMIDDWNTSAAWRREVTASDWWAPRISGGLVSYWIYQHLGNLSPQELAENKTWQAVQGLGEEDDDAEPILCEMAERADAEPAGIRWSFVRHWGSARMIMVDSRAGRVLDEQHRQMLDDEEFAWVEAAMRRACDEDVEHLVIGTSLPWLLPPAIHHLERWNETLNTRHEGRPLGRLAERLRQAADLEHWAAFGASFERLGAALVSLGRGEGCRPPATALVLSGDVHHAYAAELVHPGGLTTRVHQLTVSPLHNQAPHPIQVGFRMGWSGWARRLTSGLARLARAPRSELAWQKQAGPFFGNQLGELVLDGRDARFRLWVTDGTEEELRQVLDLPLTSS from the coding sequence GTGACCGCACCTGCCGCCGGCGACGGCCCGTCCTTGCTCATCGGACCGCTGCTGCGGCACGTGGACCCGGTCTCGGCGACCGTCTGGGTGGAGACCGACCGGGCCTGCGAGGTCAGCGTGCTCGGCCGCAGCGCCCGCACCTTCCGGGTCGGCGGGCACCACTACGCCCTGGTCGTCGTCGAGGACCTCGAGCCGGGGAGCACGACGACGTACGACGTCCGGCTCGACGGCGCGCAGGTCTGGCCGCCCTCGACCTCGTCGTTCCCCGCGAGCCGGATCCGGACGCCCGGGCGCCCCGGCCCGTTCCGGGTCGCGTTCGGCTCCTGCCGCTACGCCTCGCCGACCACCGTCGACGTCCGCGAGGGCATCCCGCCGGACGCCCTCGACTCCTACGCCCTGCAGGTGGCCGCGACCCCGGAGGACGAGTGGCCCGACGCGCTGGTGCTGCTGGGCGACCAGGTCTACGCCGACGAGCTGACCCCGCACACCCGGCGCTGGCTGGGTGACCGCCGGGGGGATGCGGTGCCCGAGGACGCGCAAGTGTCGGACTTCGAGGAGTACACCCGGCTCTACGCCGAGTCGTGGACCGATCCGCAGGTCCGCTGGCTGCTGTCGACGATCCCGTCGTCCATGATCTTCGACGACCACGAGATGATCGACGACTGGAACACCTCGGCCGCCTGGCGGCGCGAGGTGACGGCGTCGGACTGGTGGGCGCCGCGGATCAGCGGCGGGCTGGTGAGCTACTGGATCTACCAGCACCTGGGCAACCTGAGCCCGCAGGAGCTGGCCGAGAACAAGACCTGGCAGGCGGTGCAGGGCCTCGGCGAGGAGGACGACGACGCCGAGCCGATCCTGTGCGAGATGGCCGAGCGGGCAGATGCGGAGCCGGCGGGCATCCGGTGGAGCTTCGTGCGCCACTGGGGGTCGGCCCGGATGATCATGGTCGACAGCCGGGCGGGCCGCGTCCTCGACGAGCAGCACCGGCAGATGCTCGACGACGAGGAGTTCGCCTGGGTCGAGGCGGCGATGCGCCGGGCGTGCGACGAGGACGTCGAGCACCTCGTGATCGGGACGTCGCTGCCCTGGTTGCTGCCGCCGGCGATCCACCACCTCGAGCGGTGGAACGAGACCCTCAACACCCGCCACGAGGGCCGGCCGCTGGGCCGGCTGGCCGAGAGGCTGCGCCAGGCGGCCGACCTCGAGCACTGGGCGGCGTTCGGTGCGTCCTTCGAGCGGCTCGGCGCGGCGCTGGTGTCACTGGGCCGGGGCGAGGGCTGCCGGCCGCCCGCGACCGCGCTGGTGCTCTCCGGCGACGTCCACCACGCGTACGCCGCCGAGCTCGTGCACCCCGGTGGGCTGACCACGCGGGTGCACCAGCTGACCGTCTCCCCGCTGCACAACCAGGCGCCGCACCCCATCCAGGTCGGCTTCCGGATGGGCTGGAGCGGCTGGGCGCGGCGGCTGACCAGCGGCCTGGCCCGCCTGGCGCGGGCGCCGCGCAGCGAGCTGGCGTGGCAGAAGCAGGCCGGGCCGTTCTTCGGCAACCAGCTCGGCGAGCTCGTCCTCGACGGGCGCGACGCCCGGTTCCGGCTGTGGGTCACCGACGGCACCGAGGAGGAGCTGCGGCAGGTGCTCGACCTGCCGCTGACCTCGTCCTGA
- a CDS encoding ammonium transporter has protein sequence MVNTGDTAWILTSAALVLLMTPGLALFYGGMVRAKSVLNMMMMSFGALALISVIWVLWGYSESFGDDVGAGLVGNPFQYFGLSGLMADTTSESGGLPAMAFVAFQAVFAIITVALISGAIADRARFGPWMLFSGIWATIVYFPVAHWVFDFSTDTHTGGWIANNLKAIDFAGGTAVHINAGVAGLALAIVLGKRVGFGRDPMRPHNLTLVMTGAGLLWFGWFGFNAGSALAANNAASVVWVNTMVATGAASLGWLITEKIRDGHATSLGAASGVVAGLVAITPSCSSVSPIGAIILGAVAGVLCALAVSLKYRFGYDDSLDVVGVHLVGGLWGTIAVGFLATADAPAGVDGLFYGGGVDQLWRQVVGALAVLAYSGIITFVIGFAIQKVWGFRISEEDEVTGIDSIVHAETGYDLDSIGSGGRGTSIIGQAHAEARSTEGVRA, from the coding sequence GTGGTCAACACCGGCGACACCGCCTGGATCCTCACCAGCGCGGCGCTCGTGCTGCTGATGACTCCCGGCCTCGCGCTCTTCTACGGCGGCATGGTCCGCGCGAAGAGCGTCCTCAACATGATGATGATGAGCTTCGGGGCCCTGGCGCTGATCAGCGTCATCTGGGTGCTCTGGGGCTACTCGGAGTCCTTCGGCGACGACGTCGGCGCGGGCCTGGTCGGCAACCCGTTCCAGTACTTCGGGCTCTCCGGCCTGATGGCCGACACGACCAGCGAGTCCGGCGGCCTGCCGGCCATGGCGTTCGTGGCCTTCCAGGCCGTGTTCGCGATCATCACCGTCGCGCTGATCTCCGGCGCCATCGCCGACCGTGCCCGGTTCGGCCCGTGGATGCTCTTCAGCGGCATCTGGGCGACGATCGTCTACTTCCCGGTCGCCCACTGGGTCTTCGACTTCAGCACCGACACCCACACCGGTGGCTGGATCGCCAACAACCTCAAGGCCATCGACTTCGCCGGTGGCACCGCGGTGCACATCAACGCCGGTGTCGCGGGCCTCGCGCTGGCGATCGTGCTCGGCAAGCGGGTCGGCTTCGGCCGCGACCCGATGCGGCCGCACAACCTGACCCTGGTCATGACCGGCGCGGGCCTGCTGTGGTTCGGCTGGTTCGGCTTCAACGCCGGCTCCGCCCTGGCCGCCAACAACGCGGCGAGCGTGGTCTGGGTGAACACGATGGTCGCCACCGGCGCCGCCTCGCTGGGCTGGCTGATCACCGAGAAGATCCGCGACGGCCACGCCACCTCGCTGGGCGCGGCGTCCGGTGTGGTCGCCGGCCTGGTCGCGATCACGCCGTCCTGCTCGTCGGTCTCGCCGATCGGCGCGATCATCCTGGGTGCGGTCGCCGGCGTGCTCTGCGCCCTGGCGGTCAGCCTCAAGTACCGGTTCGGCTACGACGACTCGCTCGACGTCGTCGGCGTGCACCTCGTCGGCGGTCTCTGGGGCACCATCGCCGTCGGCTTCCTGGCCACGGCCGACGCCCCTGCCGGCGTCGACGGCCTGTTCTACGGCGGCGGGGTGGACCAGCTGTGGCGCCAGGTCGTCGGTGCGCTCGCGGTGCTGGCCTACTCCGGGATCATCACCTTCGTCATCGGTTTCGCCATCCAGAAGGTCTGGGGCTTCCGGATCTCCGAGGAGGACGAGGTCACCGGCATCGACAGCATCGTGCACGCTGAGACCGGCTACGACCTCGACTCGATCGGGAGCGGCGGCCGGGGTACGTCGATCATCGGCCAGGCGCACGCCGAGGCCCGGAGCACGGAAGGGGTCCGCGCATGA